The Sulfurospirillum diekertiae genomic sequence CTAGCGCAAGGTGTTCTTGAAAATACCGATAGCCCTTTTGATCTTGCTATTCAAGGAGATGGTTGGTTTGGCGTTAAAGGCCAAGAAGTGACCAAAACATACTATACACGTGCTGGTTCTTTTTCACTTGATGCACAAGGATCCTTAGTCAATGCCGATGGTTATTATCTTATGGCAACCCCTGGCAACAATATTGCACCTACATCGCTTGATGCGGCAACTCTTGCTAAATTTGGAACGTATTACAATGCAGCCACCACGACTGCTGTTACTCCTTACGCTATTACACCTATGAGTGATGTTCCTTTAGAAAGTGTTGGTAGTCAAACGAAAGTCACTTTGCCTGATATTCTCTACTATCCACCTGTTGCAACAACAAAAGTTTCTTACGGTGCAAATCTTGATCCTACCATTAAAACGGATAAGGTCACGGTTCCGCTTAGTGCCGCTGATTACACTGCAACCGTAACACCTTCAGCGGTTGGGCAAGTAAGCTTAAGTGGAAGTGTCAGCAATACAACAGCACTGCAAAGCCCTCAAAAAGGTGACACTGTTACTATTACATTAACTGATGTTAATGGAAACACAAAGAAAATTTCAACAGAACTTGATGCGTCTCTTAATTGGAGTATTTCAAATTCTGATGTGAGTGGCTTAAATACAACTTCTGCCCTAACAGCAAACGTTTCAGTTACATCAAATCAAGAAACTGCCAATACTGCACATTATACAACTGGTATTATCGCCCCTGATGGTAGTAAAGGCATTATTGATATGACCTTTACCAAACAAGTTCCCCAAGCGGCATCGGGTAGTACGTGGGATGCCAATATTAAGGTACTGAGCTATTTTGAAGACTATACCGTAGAAAACTATGATTCTACAAAAACCTATGACACTTCCGTTTACAATGTTGACACGGTAAAAGGTACGGTTACAAAAATCTATGACCCTACAAAATATTACGTCGATACCTCAACCAATAAAGTCTATAACATTGTGGATACCCAAACAGGAACACTCACCTTTGGTGGAGCGGGTCAGCTTCTATCAAACTCTGTACCTGCCCTTTCCAATGGAGGGACACCTCTAGAACTTAACTTAGGAACGGTGGGTAATTTTGATGGACTTATTTCAAGCACAACCATTAAAAAAGCTAATGTTTCAACTTCCAATGGATCTGCTGAAGGCTTTTTAAAAG encodes the following:
- a CDS encoding flagellar hook-basal body complex protein translates to MTSSFYNGISGIKSQQFAMDVQANNIANINTSAYKGSSAEISTLFSTVLTGTYASYSNDKGLGAQSQTTALNLAQGVLENTDSPFDLAIQGDGWFGVKGQEVTKTYYTRAGSFSLDAQGSLVNADGYYLMATPGNNIAPTSLDAATLAKFGTYYNAATTTAVTPYAITPMSDVPLESVGSQTKVTLPDILYYPPVATTKVSYGANLDPTIKTDKVTVPLSAADYTATVTPSAVGQVSLSGSVSNTTALQSPQKGDTVTITLTDVNGNTKKISTELDASLNWSISNSDVSGLNTTSALTANVSVTSNQETANTAHYTTGIIAPDGSKGIIDMTFTKQVPQAASGSTWDANIKVLSYFEDYTVENYDSTKTYDTSVYNVDTVKGTVTKIYDPTKYYVDTSTNKVYNIVDTQTGTLTFGGAGQLLSNSVPALSNGGTPLELNLGTVGNFDGLISSTTIKKANVSTSNGSAEGFLKDYAMDTNGNVIAEFSNGKSSAVAKVAIYHFQNDQGLTQDSSTLFEASNNSGKPIFYTDKNGESFLGSTIFSNKLEGSNVSMATALTELLITQKAFDASSKSITTSDDLIKNAINMKS